The proteins below come from a single Benincasa hispida cultivar B227 chromosome 4, ASM972705v1, whole genome shotgun sequence genomic window:
- the LOC120074937 gene encoding uncharacterized protein LOC120074937, which yields MIGSSRKLLASPTESPDFRAFNAMEFASPSPSPTRSSRPALNHDIFRSWNGKQIHLRDDPPLEYGFRLTSPQRSPQFYRSNYQSLSPPSKALAIATGQRELMEMVNNMPESCYELSLRDLVEQPMGLGEREEAGVNERDCNLGGDREVFSRENRKSKKETRALVGKSMENGGLYLKMGLPKSIVTTTTKKKKKKNKNDSGLNMSAKVSPKPPQLVEKDWWKRRLSVSSESESFAYGSCINNGSIKSSSSSSSNGSNGSNNRTKATGRHANSGGCWSWIYPKYHEGDE from the exons ATGATTGGTTCTTCCCGCAAGCTGCTCGCAAGCCCTACTGAATCCCCAGATTTTAGGGCTTTCAACGCCATGGAATTCGCTTCTCCTTCCCCTTCTCCGACCAGGTCCTCCAGACCAGCTTTGAATCATGATATCTTCAGAAGTTGGAATGGGAAACAGATACACTTGAGGGATGATCCACCGCTGGAATATGGCTTTCGTTTGACTAGTCCTCAACGGAGCCCTCAGTTTTACCGATCCAATTACCAGAGTCTGTCTCCGCCGTCTAAGGCTCTCGCTATAGCTACTGGACAGAGGGAGCTTATGGAAATGGTCAACAATATGCCGGAGTCTTGTTACGAGTTGTCGTTGAGAGACTTGGTGGAGCAGCCGATGGGTTTAGGGGAACGAGAAGAAGCTGGAGTGAATGAGAGGGATTGTAATTTGGGTGGCGATCGGGAGGTTTTTTCGAGAGAGAACCGGAAATCGAAGAAGGAAACTAGGGCTTTGGTTGGTAAAAGTATGGAGAATGGAGGTTTGTATCTGAAAATGGGATTACCGAAATCTATTGTAACGACGAcgacaaagaagaagaagaagaagaataagaatgaTTCTGGTTTGAATATGAGTgctaaagtttctcctaaaccTCCTCAGCTGGTGGAAAAAGATTGGTGGAAGAGAAGACTCTCAGTTTCATCCGAGAGTGAAAGCTTTGCTTATGGTTCTTGTATTAACAATGGAAGCATCAAAAGCAGTAGCAGTAGCAGCAGCAATGGCAGTAATGGCAGCAACAATAGAACAAAAGCCACTGGCAG ACATGCGAATAGTGGAGGTTGCTGGTCATGGATTTATCCCAAATACCATGAAGGAGATGAATGA